In one Pelecanus crispus isolate bPelCri1 chromosome 12, bPelCri1.pri, whole genome shotgun sequence genomic region, the following are encoded:
- the LOC104032087 gene encoding urotensin-2 receptor: MSLTDELESHFSATPYMVTDTSEGSLFRIRPNASANATGDSVPATGSMEDMIAICTIGTILSLMCVIGVTGNVYTLLVMCHYLRSSASMYIYIINLALADLLYLLTIPFIVGTYFIQKWYFGDIGCRILFSLDFLTMHASIFTLTVMSTERYFAVLKPLDTVKRSKSYRKAIAVVIWLVSLLLTLPMLIMIQLVQRDNKSICLPTWSKLSYKIYLTILFGTSIVGPGVIIGYLYIRLAKIYWVSQTASFKQTKRLPNQKVLYLIFTIVLVFWACFLPFWIWQLLFQYYESFPLSPKVMKNINYLTTCLTYSNSCINPFLYTLLTKNYREYLKNRQRSLSSSSGYFQRRNRFQRISGRSLSTSSQHCTETYVLAHAPLGNSSA, from the coding sequence ATGTCCCTAACTGATGAGCTGGAGAGCCACTTCTCTGCAACTCCCTACATGGTGACAGACACAAGTGAGGGCAGCCTATTCAGAATCAGACCCAATGCCTCTGCCAATGCCACCGGGGACAGTGTGCCAGCCACCGGTTCCATGGAGGACATGATCGCCATCTGCACCATCGGGACAATCCTTTCCCTCATGTGCGTGATTGGGGTGACAGGCAACGTCTACACCTTGCTGGTGATGTGCCATTACTTGCGATCATCTGCCTCCATGTATATTTACATCATCAATCTCGCACTGGCAGACCTGCTCTACCTTCTCACCATCCCCTTCATCGTTGGGACCTACTTCATTCAGAAATGGTACTTTGGGGATATTGGCTGTCGCATCCTGTTCAGTCTGGACTTCCTCACTATGCATGCCAGCATCTTCACCCTCACAGTCATGAGCACGGAGCGCTACTTTGCTGTGCTGAAGCCCCTGGACACAGTGAAGAGGTCCAAAAGTTACCGAAAGGCCATTGCTGTTGTCATCTGGCTGGTGTCACTGCTGCTCACTCTTCCAATGCTCATCATGATCCAGCTAGTGCAAAGGGACAACAAAAGCATCTGCCTGCCCACTTGGAGCAAGCTGTCCTACAAAATCTATCTCACCATCCTTTTTGGTACCAGCATCGTGGGTCCAGGGGTAATAATCGGCTACCTTTACATCCGATTAGCTAAGATTTACTGGGTGTCACAAACAGCATCCTTCAAGCAGACCAAGAGGCTGCCGAATCAAAAGGTGCTCTATTTAATCTTCACGATAGTGCTGGTGTTCTGGGCTTGTTTCTTGCCTTTCTGGATATGGCAGCTCCTCTTCCAGTATTATGAATCCTTCCCTTTATCTCCCAAGGTGATGAAGAACATTAACTATCTGACAACCTGTCTGACCTATAGCAACAGCTGTATCAACCCTTTCCTCTACACCCTGCTCACCAAAAACTACAGAGAGTACCTGAAGAACAGACAGCGgtccctcagcagcagcagtgggtaCTTCCAAAGGAGGAATAGGTTTCAGAGGATTTCAGGGAGATCCCTGTCCACGAGCAGTCAGCACTGCACAGAGACATACGTTCTTGCTCACGCTCCTTTAGGAAACAGCAGTGCCTGA